The following proteins come from a genomic window of Pseudobdellovibrionaceae bacterium:
- a CDS encoding biopolymer transporter ExbD, which yields MATKFHKSKRALSEINITPFVDVVLVLLVIFMVTAPLSQQSISLKLPKTKKTGVDINKNVFIIQVKKNSQIYIANTKVPLLKVGKKMKAIFKYKKDKAVFVQADYRVLYGVVAKLMAELKAAGFYKVGLVTEAQ from the coding sequence ATGGCAACAAAGTTTCACAAATCCAAAAGAGCTTTAAGCGAAATTAACATTACGCCTTTTGTAGATGTAGTGTTGGTTTTATTAGTTATATTTATGGTTACGGCACCTTTAAGCCAGCAAAGCATAAGCCTAAAGCTACCTAAAACAAAAAAAACAGGCGTAGATATAAACAAAAATGTTTTTATTATTCAGGTAAAAAAAAACAGCCAAATTTATATTGCTAATACAAAGGTACCTCTTTTAAAGGTGGGTAAAAAAATGAAAGCCATTTTTAAATATAAAAAAGACAAAGCCGTTTTTGTGCAAGCCGACTATCGTGTTTTGTACGGGGTCGTGGCAAAATTAATGGCAGAGCTTAAAGCCGCAGGGTTTTATAAAGTAGGGCTGGTAACAGAGGCTCAGTAA
- a CDS encoding protein TolQ yields MFNNYFLNAILEASFVVQSILFFLIVLSITTWAIILFKLLQFKKQRQQNKQLEEVFWDNLKNAELIKKSLVLYPESNIAQNIEVLYLPYFQKDKLLPEKIWTRKASAITEDTLFFLESRLSILATVGSSAPFIGLLGTVWGIMMSFHKIALSGSASLSVVAPGLSEALIATAVGLFAAIPASVAYNMFIRYLSQQERYLENFNNDLLEVLTTDGESKA; encoded by the coding sequence ATGTTCAATAATTATTTTTTAAACGCAATTTTAGAAGCCAGTTTTGTTGTTCAAAGTATTTTATTTTTTTTAATCGTATTATCCATAACCACATGGGCCATTATTTTATTTAAACTTTTACAGTTTAAAAAACAAAGGCAGCAGAATAAACAGTTAGAAGAAGTTTTTTGGGACAATTTAAAAAATGCAGAACTTATTAAAAAGTCTTTAGTGCTATATCCCGAAAGCAATATAGCACAAAACATTGAAGTTTTATATTTGCCGTATTTTCAAAAAGATAAGTTGTTGCCAGAAAAGATATGGACAAGAAAGGCCAGCGCTATAACAGAAGACACTTTATTTTTTTTAGAAAGCAGACTGTCTATTTTAGCTACGGTAGGTAGTTCTGCACCTTTTATTGGTTTGTTGGGAACGGTATGGGGAATTATGATGTCCTTTCATAAAATTGCCTTATCGGGATCGGCCAGCTTAAGTGTTGTGGCCCCCGGATTATCAGAAGCGCTTATTGCCACAGCAGTAGGATTGTTTGCGGCTATCCCTGCCTCTGTGGCCTACAATATGTTTATTCGTTATTTAAGCCAGCAAGAACGCTATTTAGAAAATTTTAATAACGACTTGCTAGAAGTTTTAACAACAGATGGCGAAAGCAAAGCGTAG
- a CDS encoding TonB C-terminal domain-containing protein yields MKFVNCIGVVFFIHVFVVSVFSFSFQKSLSKNIILNSVQVNLVALPEKTITALHKLKARKVVLLPKKKSKKHSKKNQKSILKKIKERLRKKSQKSILKKIKEAGAKKTANKQSKVLAGNKLSSVLQNQIQNYLEQLKRHVHSFWSIPQWIDQTHLRVEINVYLGKGGGLLRAEYFNKSENEDFNSQAFNALKLASPYPAPPEELVDLLSSSGIVFRFP; encoded by the coding sequence ATGAAATTTGTTAATTGTATTGGCGTTGTTTTTTTTATTCATGTGTTTGTAGTATCGGTATTTAGTTTTTCATTTCAAAAAAGCCTTTCTAAAAACATAATTTTAAATAGCGTGCAAGTTAATTTGGTAGCGTTACCAGAAAAAACTATTACAGCTTTGCACAAGCTAAAAGCTAGAAAAGTGGTTTTGTTGCCAAAAAAAAAATCAAAAAAGCATTCTAAAAAAAATCAAAAAAGTATTTTAAAAAAAATTAAAGAACGGTTGCGAAAGAAGAGCCAAAAAAGTATTTTAAAAAAAATTAAAGAAGCTGGTGCAAAAAAAACGGCAAATAAGCAAAGCAAGGTGTTGGCAGGAAACAAACTTTCGTCGGTATTACAAAATCAAATTCAAAATTACTTAGAACAATTAAAAAGGCATGTACATTCTTTTTGGAGCATTCCTCAGTGGATTGACCAAACCCACTTGCGAGTAGAAATTAATGTGTATTTAGGCAAAGGAGGGGGCTTGTTACGAGCAGAATACTTTAACAAGTCAGAAAATGAAGACTTTAACTCGCAAGCTTTTAACGCGCTAAAGTTAGCCAGCCCCTACCCAGCACCTCCAGAAGAGCTTGTGGATTTGCTGAGCAGCTCGGGAATAGTTTTTCGATTTCCGTAA